Proteins from one Dromiciops gliroides isolate mDroGli1 chromosome 6, mDroGli1.pri, whole genome shotgun sequence genomic window:
- the LOC122731748 gene encoding olfactory receptor 1020-like, with protein sequence MDGSEVENQTEVKEFVLLGLSDDPELKLILFVVFFFVYIATMMGNLGMIILITIDSRLHTPMYFFLSSLSFVDACYSSAVTPKMLVNLVAENKAISKNGCAAQFYFFGSFLGTECFLLAVMAYDRYVAICYPLLYSAIMSEKVCFMLVASTFLAGFGNAAVHTGMTFRLSFCASNQINHFYCDTPPLLKLSCSDTRINGIVIMAFSSFNVISCVLMVLISYLFILVTILKMHSAEGRSKAFSTCASHLMAVTIFFGTILFMYLRPTSSYSMQQDKVVSVFYTVVIPMLNPLIYSLKNKDVKDSLKKILQRHRT encoded by the coding sequence ATGGATGGAAGTGAAGTGGAAAATCAAACAGAAGTGAAAGAATTTGTTCTTTTAGGACTCTCAGATGACCCAGAGCTAAAGCTTATCCTCTTTGTGGTGTTCTTCTTTGTCTACATAGCCACCATGATGGGCAATCTGGGAATGATAATACTGATCACAATAGATTCTAGACTCCATACCCCAATGTATTTCTTCCTTAGCAGTCTTTCCTTTGTGGATGCTTGTTATTCTTCTGCTGTCACTCCTAAAATGCTGGTGAACCTCGTGGCTGAGAACAAGGCCATCTCTAAAAATGGTTGTGCTGCCCAGTTTtacttctttggctcatttttaGGTACTGAGTGTTTCCTCTTGGCTGTGATGGCATATGATCGCTATGTGGCCATCTGCTATCCACTTTTATATTCAGCCATCATGTCTGAAAAGGTTTGCTTCATGCTGGTAGCCAGCACATTCCTTGCTGGGTTTGGGAATGCTGCTGTCCATACAGGAATGACATTCAGACTGTCTTTTTGTGCCTCTAATCAGATCAACCATTTCTACTGTGATACACCACCCCTCCTCAAACTCTCCTGTTCTGACACTCGTATCAATGGGATTGTCATCATGGCTTTCTCCAGCTTCAATGTCATCAGTTGTGTGCTAATGGTCCTCATCTCTTACCTCTTCATCCTTGTCACCATCTTGAAGATGCACTCTGCTGAGGGCAGAAGCAAAGCATTCTCTACCTGTGCCTCGCACCTCATGGCCGTCACCATTTTCTTTGGGACCATACTCTTCATGTACTTACGTCCTACCTCCAGTTACTCAATGCAACAAGACAAGGTAGTGTCTGTATTCTACACGGTGGTCATTCCAATGTTAAATCCCCTTATATACAGCTTAAAGAATAAGGATGTAAAGGATTCCTTGAAGAAGATCTTACAGAGACATAGGACTTAG
- the LOC122731858 gene encoding olfactory receptor 1020-like: MDPSHGHTSRRHSSSDALIWSNHSTVTHFILLGFTDHPELQPILFGVFFMIYVISMVGNLGMILLIRLDSRLHTPMYFFLGNLSFVDFCYSSVITPNMLINFWVDKAVISWRGCATQFFFFGSFAGIEGFLLAVMAYDRYVAICIPLLYTTTMSQRLNIILVSGTYLAGFANAAIHTALTFKLSFCRSNVINHFFCDTPPILKLSCSDTHVNELVIFVFASFNELSCLLTILVSYLHVIVAIMRIRSAEGRYKAFSTCASHLMAVTIFFGTILFMYLRPSSSYSMDQDKVVSVFYTVVIPMLNPLIYSLRNKEVKASFRKTLDQKGKNVNSGLGHRTKMAEQ, from the exons ATGGATCCTTCCCATGGACACACAAG CAGGAGACATTCTTCTTCTGATGCATTGATTTGGAGTAATCACAGCACAGTGACACATTTCATTCTTCTGGGATTCACTGACCATCCCGAGCTACAACCCATTCTCTTTGGGGTATTCTTCATGATCTATGTGATCAGTATGGTGGGAAACTTGGGGATGATCCTATTGATTAGACTTGATTCACGACTTCACACGCCAATGTACTTTTTTCTTGGCAACTTGTCCTTTGTTGACTTCTGTTACTCCTCTGTCATCACACCCAACATGCTCATCAACTTCTGGGTGGATAAGGCAGTCATTTCTTGGAGGGGTTGTGCcactcaatttttcttctttggttcTTTTGCTGGCATTGAGGGCTTTCTGCTAGCGGTGATGGCATATGATCGCTATGTGGCAATCTGCATCCCACTGCTATATACCACCACCATGTCTCAAAGGCTCAACATCATACTGGTGTCAGGAACTTATCTTGCAGGTTTTGCCAATGCAGCAATACACACAGCTTTAACCTTTAAGCTGTCCTTCTGCCGCTCTAATGTCATCAACCACTTCTTTTGTGATACTCCACCCATCTTGAAACTCTCCTGTTCAGATACACATGTGAATGAgcttgtcatttttgtttttgccagtTTTAATGAATTGAGCTGTCTCTTGACTATCCTTGTTTCTTATCTACATGTCATTGTTGCCATTATGAGGATACGTTCAGCTGAGGGAAGATACAAAGCCTTCTCCACTTGTGCCTCCCACCTGATGGCTGTCACCATCTTCTTTGGGACAATTCTTTTCATGTACCTCCGCCCTAGCTCTAGTTATTCCATGGACCAAGATAAAGTGGTGTCTGTGTTCTACACAGTGGTGATCCCCATGTTGAACCCCCTGATCTATAGTCTGAGGAACAAAGAGGTGAAAGCTTCCTTTAGGAAA ACTTTagatcaaaaaggaaagaatgtgaaCTCTGGACTGGGCCATAGAACAAAGATGGCAGAACAATGA
- the LOC122731859 gene encoding olfactory receptor 5M10-like — translation MSPPNHTEVTEFILLGLTEDPDLQKILFMVFLVIYIITIVGNLGMIMLIHNSPRLHTPMYFFLSHLSFVDLCYSSNITPQMLVHFLSERKVISFAGCFIQCLSFIALVITEFYILASMAIDRYVAISSPLHYSTKMNQNVCLCLVIVPYVYGFLNGLSQSLLTFHLSYCGPNEINHFYCADPPLLLLACSDVYVKKMAMFIVAGFTLSSSLFTILCSYVFIFAAILRIRSAEGRRKAFSTCASHLIAVTLFYGTLFCMYLRPPSEQSVEESKTIAVFYTFVSPMLNPLIYSLRNKDVIDAMNKVFQRKLFMNMAGCIT, via the coding sequence ATGTCTCCTCCAAATCATACTGAGGTGACTGAATTCATCCTCCTGGGACTAACTGAGGACCCAGACCTGCAGAAGATCCTTTTCATGGTCTTCCTAGTGATCTACATCATCACCATAGTGGGGAATCTGGGCATGATCATGTTGATTCACAACAGTCCACGACTCCACACTCCCATGTACTTTTTCCTCAGTCATCTCTCCTTTGTTGACTTATGTTACTCCTCCAACATCACCCCTCAGATGCTTGTTCATTTCCTCTCAGAGAGAAAGgtcatctcctttgctggatgctTTATCCAGTGTCTTTCCTTCATTGCCCTGGTGATTACAGAGTTTTATATCCTTGCTTCAATGGCCATTGATCGCTATGTGGCCATCAGCAGCCCTCTGCATTACAGCACCAAAATGAACCAGAATGTCTGCCTCTGCCTGGTCATTGTTCCCTATGTCTATGGCTTCCTGAatggcctttcccagtccctgcTGACCTTCCACTTATCCTACTGTGGACCCAATGAAATTAACCACTTCTACTGTGCTGACCCTCCTCTCCTGCTCTTAGCCTGTTCTGATGTCTATGTCAAAAAAATGGCCATGTTCATAGTGGCTGGCTTTACTCTCTCAAGCTCTCTCTTTACAATTCTCTGTtcttatgttttcatttttgctgCCATTTTGAGAATTCGATCTGCTGAAGGCAGACGCAAGGCCTTCTCCACCTGTGCATCTCATCTAATAGCAGTCACTCTGTTTTATGGAACCCTCTTCTGCATGTACTTACGACCCCCCTCTGAGCAGTCTGTTGAGGAATCCAAAACCATTGCTGTCTTTTATACCTTTGTGAGTCCCATGCTGAACCCTTTGATCTACAGCCTCAGAAATAAGGATGTCATTGACGCCATGAATAAAGTATTCCAGAGAAAACTTTTCATGAACATGGCAGGATGTATTACATAG
- the LOC122731613 gene encoding olfactory receptor 5M10-like produces the protein MSPPNHTEVTEFILLGLTEDPDLQKILFMVFLVIYIITIVGNLGMIMLIHNSPRLHTPMYFFLSHLSFVDLCYSSNITPQMLVHFLSERKVISFAGCFIQCLSFIALVITEFYILASMAIDRYVAISSPLHYSTKMNQNVCLCLVIVPYVYGFLNGLSQSLLTFHLSYCGPNEINHFYCADPPLLLLACSDVYVKKMAMFIVAGFTLLSSLLTILCSYVFIFAAILRIRSAEGRRKAFSTCGSHLTSVILFYGTLFCMYLRPPSEQSVEESKIIAVFYTFVSPMLNPLIYSLRNKDVIDAMKKIFQRKPFMRMAG, from the coding sequence ATGTCTCCTCCAAATCACACTGAGGTGACTGAATTTATCCTCCTGGGACTAACTGAGGACCCAGACCTGCAGAAGATCCTTTTCATGGTCTTCCTAGTGATCTACATCATCACCATAGTGGGGAATCTGGGCATGATCATGTTGATTCACAACAGTCCACGACTCCACACTCCCATGTACTTTTTCCTCAGTCATCTCTCCTTTGTTGACTTATGTTACTCCTCCAACATCACCCCTCAGATGCTTGTTCATTTCCTCTCAGAGAGAAAGgtcatctcctttgctggatgctTTATCCAGTGTCTTTCCTTCATTGCCCTGGTGATTACAGAGTTTTATATCCTTGCTTCAATGGCCATTGATCGCTATGTGGCCATCAGCAGCCCTCTGCATTACAGCACCAAAATGAACCAGAATGTCTGCCTCTGCCTGGTCATTGTTCCCTATGTCTATGGCTTCCTGAatggcctttcccagtccctgcTGACCTTCCACTTATCCTACTGTGGACCCAATGAAATTAACCACTTCTACTGTGCTGACCCTCCTCTCCTGCTCTTGGCCTGTTCTGATGTCTATGTCAAAAAAATGGCCATGTTCATAGTGGCTGGCTTTACTCTCTTAAGCTCTCTCCTCACTATTCTCTGTtcttatgttttcatttttgctgCCATTTTGAGAATTCGATCTGCTGAAGGCAGACGCAAGGCCTTCTCTACCTGTGGGTCCCACCTGACCTCTGTCATTCTGTTTTATGGAACCCTCTTCTGCATGTACTTACGACCCCCCTCTGAGCAGTCTGTTGAGGAATCCAAAATCATTGCTGTTTTTTATACCTTTGTGAGTCCCATGCTGAACCCTTTGATCTACAGCCTCAGAAATAAGGATGTCATTGACGccatgaagaaaatatttcagagaAAACCTTTCATGAGAATGGCAGGATGA
- the LOC122731614 gene encoding olfactory receptor 1020-like, translating to MGEIKLWNQTEVTEFVLLGLSDDPKLQFIFFVVFLLVYTATMVGNLGMILLIKIEPRLHTPMYFFLSSLSFVDSSYSSSIIPRMLVNLLDEKKAISFNGCAAQFYFFGSFVGIECFLLAMMAYDRYVDICYPLLYSVIMSERISLFLVVTAFLGRFSNAAVHTGMTFKLSFCGSDLINHFYCDTPPHLKLSCSDTHIIMIFSSFIVISCELMVLISYLFILVTILRMHSAEGRSKAFSTCASHLMAVTIFFGTILFIYSCPTSSYSMQQDKVVSVFYTVVIPMLNPLI from the coding sequence ATGGGTGAAATCAAGTTGTGGAATCAAACAGAGGTGACTGAATTTGTCCTGTTAGGACTCTCAGATGATCCCAAGCTGCAGTTCATCTTCTTTGTTGTATTTCTCTTGGTCTACACAGCCACCATGGTGGGCAATTTGGGCATGATATTGCTGATCAAGATTGAGCCTAGACTCCATACCcccatgtacttcttcctcaGCAGCTTGTCCTTTGTGGACTCATCTTATTCCTCTTCAATCATTCCAAGGATGCTGGTAAACCTCTTGGATGAGAAGAAGGCCATCTCCTTCAATGGTTGTGCTGCTCAGTTTTACTTTTTTGGTTCATTTGTGGGTATTGAGTGTTTCCTCTTAGCAATGATGGCCTATGATCGTTATGTGGACATCTGTTACCCACTACTGTACTCTGTCATCATGTCTGAAAGAATTTCCCTTTTCTTGGTAGTTACTGCATTTTTAGGCAGATTTAGCAATGCAGCTGTTCACACTGGCATGACCTTCAAGTTATCATTTTGTGGCTCCGACCTGATTAATCACTTTTACTGTGATACACCACCCCACCTAAAACTCTCATGTTCTGATACTCATATCATCATGATTTTCTCTAGCTTCATTGTCATCAGTTGCGAGCTAATGGTCCTCATCTCTTACCTTTTTATCCTTGTCACCATCTTGAGGATGCATTCTGCTGAGGGCAGGAGCAAAGCATTCTCTACCTGTGCCTCTCACCTCATGGCTGTCACCATTTTCTTCGGAACCATTCTCTTCATATATTCATGTCCCACCTCCAGTTACTCAATGCAACAAGACAAGGTGGTGTCTGTATTTTATACAGTAGTCATTCCCATGTTAAATCCCCttatataa